A region from the Sandaracinus amylolyticus genome encodes:
- a CDS encoding nuclear transport factor 2 family protein, with product MSMRALASSLSLWLVVACSSGARDPEPAAPVAPPPAPPAPTSIATPAPPQLDERAARALLDEWARAQNEGDFDAYARLYATRFEGSKRSGPRLRTYAREGWLEDRRRMFTRPMRVEISELRLAASATTVIATFVQRWSAATYEDVGTKSILLVPEGDALRIAREEMLDSSIVSEQAEAGARDPLALAPVIDAGGLYVVLATRVDPAWSEGEPRLLVDAPPMVAARSIVDERVPDALRRLRGRALQLHGATGPTCTATIGALHELRRVRPHFGSVQHWNGFETGVAQPRDVIARELWPMGEGGALLVGTLTTSGDCRGSSWARASDAPPPAILAEVATDPAHAAEALRLLRETDVHRALQRDHDELEDVARGVPWDEGGTRTVRTFVDPTGARAIVTVTVVVNEGCESFGGRAWAAFEVRDGALQLRTASADVAHEPLAAVDADGDGTIELVTADGVLRWTDDRYALTPVITPRDLDCGC from the coding sequence ATGTCGATGCGCGCGCTCGCGTCCTCTCTCTCGCTGTGGCTCGTCGTCGCGTGCTCGTCGGGCGCGCGCGACCCCGAGCCGGCTGCGCCGGTCGCGCCGCCCCCCGCACCTCCCGCGCCGACGTCGATCGCCACGCCCGCGCCTCCGCAGCTCGACGAGCGCGCGGCGCGCGCGCTGCTCGACGAGTGGGCGCGCGCGCAGAACGAGGGCGACTTCGACGCATACGCGCGGCTCTACGCGACGCGCTTCGAGGGCAGCAAGCGCTCGGGGCCGCGGCTGCGCACCTACGCGCGCGAGGGCTGGCTCGAGGATCGCCGCCGCATGTTCACGCGCCCGATGCGCGTCGAGATCTCCGAGCTGCGCCTCGCGGCGAGCGCGACGACGGTGATCGCGACGTTCGTGCAGCGCTGGTCGGCCGCGACGTACGAGGACGTCGGCACCAAGTCCATCCTGCTCGTGCCCGAGGGAGACGCGCTGCGCATCGCGCGCGAGGAGATGCTCGACTCGTCGATCGTGTCGGAGCAGGCCGAGGCGGGCGCGCGCGATCCGCTCGCCCTCGCGCCGGTGATCGACGCCGGCGGGCTGTACGTGGTGCTCGCGACGCGCGTCGATCCCGCTTGGTCCGAGGGCGAGCCCCGCCTCCTCGTCGACGCGCCGCCGATGGTCGCGGCGCGCTCGATCGTCGACGAGCGCGTGCCCGACGCGCTGCGCCGGCTCCGCGGTCGCGCGCTGCAGCTCCACGGCGCGACGGGCCCGACGTGCACCGCGACGATCGGCGCGCTCCACGAGCTGCGGCGCGTGCGCCCGCACTTCGGCTCGGTGCAGCACTGGAACGGCTTCGAGACCGGCGTGGCCCAGCCGCGCGACGTGATCGCGCGCGAGCTGTGGCCGATGGGCGAAGGCGGCGCGCTCCTCGTCGGCACGCTCACGACGAGCGGAGACTGCCGTGGCTCGAGCTGGGCGCGCGCGAGCGACGCGCCGCCGCCGGCGATCCTCGCCGAGGTCGCGACCGATCCCGCGCACGCCGCCGAGGCCTTGCGGCTGCTCCGCGAGACCGACGTGCACCGCGCGCTGCAGCGCGACCACGACGAGCTCGAAGACGTCGCGCGCGGCGTTCCCTGGGACGAGGGCGGCACGCGAACGGTGCGCACGTTCGTCGACCCGACGGGCGCGCGCGCGATCGTCACCGTCACCGTCGTCGTGAACGAAGGGTGCGAGAGCTTCGGCGGGCGCGCCTGGGCAGCGTTCGAGGTGCGCGACGGAGCGCTCCAGCTGCGCACCGCGAGCGCCGACGTCGCGCACGAGCCGCTCGCGGCCGTCGACGCCGACGGCGACGGAACGATCGAGCTCGTCACCGCCGACGGCGTGCTCCGCTGGACCGACGACCGCTACGCGCTGACGCCCGTGATCACCCCGCGTGATCTCGACTGCGGTTGCTGA
- a CDS encoding phosphatase PAP2 family protein yields the protein MTIVPAMPIAAQDVPRDPAPQPATETQVRTPISPVAPYAAGLAVWATALGIGLYEAPWSNGRVDAGWADAALVEPVIPPLDELDDIDRDEATLRTISDGTLVGTMLYTQLIDIVLVPLIQGDVHLVWQATSAHFLALGTSLSIDAIAKHATSRERPYGQRLCPDHPDLPQCNNDDLYASFFSGHTALSFTSAGTSCALHLSRGLYGNLAADIIGCAIPVAGAATTGALRVASDSHYVTDVLVGMTVGFVSGYLITLGVVPSRVRVPVGEVAQASSDFTWAVVPTASVSHEQEVVRTTVGAAATGTF from the coding sequence GTGACGATCGTCCCCGCGATGCCGATCGCGGCGCAGGACGTCCCGCGTGATCCGGCGCCGCAGCCCGCGACGGAGACCCAGGTGCGGACGCCGATCTCGCCGGTCGCGCCGTACGCGGCAGGGCTCGCGGTGTGGGCGACCGCGCTCGGGATCGGGCTCTACGAAGCGCCGTGGAGCAACGGCAGGGTCGACGCGGGCTGGGCCGACGCCGCCCTCGTCGAGCCGGTGATCCCGCCGCTCGACGAGCTCGACGACATCGATCGGGACGAGGCGACGCTCCGCACGATCTCCGACGGCACGCTCGTCGGGACGATGCTCTACACGCAGCTGATCGACATCGTGCTGGTGCCGCTGATCCAAGGCGACGTGCACCTCGTGTGGCAGGCGACCTCGGCGCACTTCCTCGCGCTCGGCACGTCGCTCTCGATCGACGCGATCGCGAAGCACGCGACGTCGCGCGAGCGCCCGTACGGCCAGCGGCTGTGCCCCGACCACCCCGACTTGCCCCAGTGCAACAACGACGATCTCTACGCGAGCTTCTTCAGCGGGCACACCGCGCTCTCGTTCACGTCGGCGGGCACGTCGTGCGCGCTGCACCTGTCGCGCGGGCTCTACGGGAACCTCGCGGCCGACATCATCGGCTGCGCGATCCCGGTGGCGGGCGCGGCGACGACCGGCGCGCTGCGCGTCGCATCCGACAGCCACTACGTCACCGACGTGCTGGTGGGCATGACGGTGGGCTTCGTGAGCGGCTACCTGATCACGCTCGGCGTGGTGCCGTCGCGGGTGCGCGTGCCGGTCGGAGAGGTGGCGCAGGCGAGCTCCGACTTCACGTGGGCGGTGGTGCCGACCGCGTCGGTCTCGCACGAGCAGGAGGTGGTCCGCACGACGGTCGGCGCGGCAGCGACGGGCACCTTCTAA
- a CDS encoding acetyl-CoA carboxylase biotin carboxylase subunit produces MSPGPIFRRLFVANRGEVAVRVARACDALGITPVFGVSEADLDAPYLSGRERVVLGPGRAALSYLDMTRVVQAAKQSRCSALHPGWGFLSENPTFAALCEQHGITFVGPPARAMALMGRKTPAKDAMRRAGLTLIPGSDGVLRDADAALEAAERTGYPVLFKAESGGGGRGMRIARSRDEVKSAFDDARAEATAAFGDPRVYMEKLLEGGRHVEIQLMADRYGDVIHVGERDCTVQRNHQKLIEESPSPVLSESERARTLAAAVHATRSIGYVGAGTMEFLMDEQGTLRFMEMNTRLQVEHPVSEMRSGLDLMREMILVAAGHRLSVEQEQVTLRGHAIECRINAEDPHEGFRPSPGAITRFVPPAGEGVRVDTHVASGYVVPPFYDSLIAKLIVHGRDRSEAIERAVSALESFVVDGVKTTIPMHLAVLRSEEFRTSRYDTRRIPGWPTSR; encoded by the coding sequence ATGAGCCCAGGGCCCATCTTCCGTCGCCTCTTCGTGGCGAACCGAGGCGAGGTCGCGGTGCGCGTCGCGCGAGCGTGCGACGCGCTCGGCATCACGCCGGTGTTCGGCGTGTCCGAAGCGGATCTCGACGCGCCGTACCTGAGCGGGCGCGAGCGCGTCGTGCTCGGTCCGGGGCGCGCCGCGCTCAGCTACCTCGACATGACGCGCGTGGTGCAGGCCGCGAAGCAGTCGCGGTGCAGCGCGCTCCATCCGGGCTGGGGCTTCCTCAGCGAGAACCCGACGTTCGCGGCGCTGTGCGAGCAGCACGGGATCACGTTCGTCGGTCCGCCGGCGCGCGCGATGGCGCTGATGGGCCGCAAGACGCCCGCGAAGGACGCGATGCGGCGCGCGGGGCTCACGCTCATCCCGGGCAGCGACGGCGTGCTGCGTGATGCGGACGCGGCGCTCGAGGCCGCGGAGCGCACGGGCTATCCGGTGCTCTTCAAGGCGGAGAGCGGCGGCGGCGGGCGCGGCATGCGCATCGCGCGGTCGCGCGACGAGGTGAAGAGCGCGTTCGACGACGCGCGCGCCGAGGCGACCGCCGCGTTCGGCGATCCGCGCGTGTACATGGAGAAGCTGCTCGAGGGCGGCCGTCACGTGGAGATCCAGCTCATGGCGGATCGCTACGGCGACGTGATCCACGTCGGTGAGCGCGACTGCACGGTGCAGCGCAACCACCAGAAGCTGATCGAGGAGTCGCCCTCGCCCGTGCTCTCGGAGAGCGAGCGCGCGCGGACGCTCGCGGCGGCGGTGCACGCGACGCGCAGCATCGGCTACGTCGGCGCGGGCACGATGGAGTTCCTCATGGACGAGCAGGGAACGCTGCGGTTCATGGAGATGAACACGCGCCTCCAGGTCGAGCACCCGGTGAGCGAGATGCGCAGCGGGCTCGACCTGATGCGCGAGATGATCCTCGTCGCGGCGGGCCACCGGCTGAGCGTGGAGCAGGAGCAGGTCACGCTGCGCGGCCACGCGATCGAGTGCCGCATCAACGCGGAAGATCCGCACGAGGGGTTCCGCCCGAGCCCCGGCGCGATCACGCGCTTCGTGCCGCCGGCGGGCGAAGGCGTGCGCGTCGACACGCACGTCGCGAGCGGGTACGTGGTGCCGCCCTTCTACGACTCGCTGATCGCGAAGCTGATCGTGCACGGGCGCGACCGGAGCGAGGCGATCGAGCGCGCGGTGAGCGCGCTCGAGTCGTTCGTGGTCGACGGCGTGAAGACGACGATCCCGATGCACCTCGCGGTGCTCCGTTCCGAAGAGTTCCGCACCAGTCGCTACGACACTCGGAGGATCCCCGGATGGCCCACGTCCCGCTGA
- a CDS encoding acyl-CoA carboxylase subunit beta: MAHVPLIPIGAPRAQVIDDRAFDEHRRALAAKEEVLRARRREVEAGWGPKYVERVHAKGKLTARERVAQLIDPGTRTFEVGTFVNEGLKFGDLSSPAAGVVTCFARIEGRWCIVIANDNTVASGSWWPRTPEKIQRAQQMALKLRLPTIYLVDCSGLFLPEQSNSFPGARGAGHIFKMNSLLSANGVPQIAGVFGDCIAGGGYMPIISDRVYMTEQAYMVIAGAALIKGAKSQKLTSLDIGGPEVHVHASGCADVRVPDDETLLASVRAEVRRLPSSAADYYRGGMGATDPALPAHELAGILPVDHREGYDAMQVLARLCDQSLFWECMPDVGEEIVCGVGRVGGLYAGFVINRQGLVGDPDHPDDPRPAAILYRGGIAKVAAFSRACNADGIPLIWLQDISGFDIGTEAERQGLLAYGSSLIYTNSTNDVPMFTVLLRKASGAGYYAMTGLPYDPVVQLSTTLSRLSVMEGRTLAIATYNTKLDDDFRIVAKDEGERRAIEEGMKQVEQRIEKDMDPFVAARQMDTDEIIEIGELRAWLETLVEAAYQSTGHRRVKNSRIWSLHDLAELSGGVR, translated from the coding sequence ATGGCCCACGTCCCGCTGATCCCGATCGGTGCGCCGCGCGCGCAGGTGATCGACGACCGCGCGTTCGACGAGCACCGTCGCGCGCTCGCCGCGAAGGAAGAGGTGCTGCGCGCGCGACGTCGCGAGGTCGAGGCCGGCTGGGGCCCGAAGTACGTCGAGCGCGTGCACGCGAAGGGCAAGCTCACCGCGCGCGAGCGCGTGGCGCAGCTGATCGATCCCGGCACGCGCACGTTCGAGGTCGGCACCTTCGTCAACGAAGGGCTGAAGTTCGGCGACCTCAGCTCGCCCGCGGCGGGCGTGGTGACGTGCTTCGCGCGCATCGAAGGCCGCTGGTGCATCGTCATCGCGAACGACAACACCGTCGCGAGCGGATCGTGGTGGCCGCGCACGCCCGAGAAGATCCAGCGCGCGCAGCAGATGGCGCTGAAGCTCCGGCTGCCGACGATCTACCTCGTCGACTGCAGCGGGCTCTTCCTGCCGGAGCAGAGCAACTCGTTCCCGGGCGCGCGCGGCGCGGGGCACATCTTCAAGATGAACTCGCTGCTCAGCGCGAACGGCGTGCCGCAGATCGCGGGCGTGTTCGGCGACTGCATCGCGGGCGGCGGCTACATGCCGATCATCAGCGACCGCGTGTACATGACCGAGCAGGCGTACATGGTCATCGCGGGCGCGGCGCTGATCAAAGGCGCGAAGAGCCAGAAGCTCACGTCGCTCGACATCGGCGGGCCCGAAGTGCACGTGCACGCGAGCGGCTGCGCCGACGTGCGCGTGCCCGACGACGAGACGCTGCTCGCGAGCGTGCGCGCGGAAGTGCGTCGACTGCCCTCGAGCGCGGCGGACTACTACCGCGGCGGCATGGGCGCGACGGATCCCGCGCTGCCGGCGCACGAGCTCGCGGGGATCCTCCCGGTCGATCATCGCGAGGGCTACGACGCGATGCAGGTGCTCGCGCGCCTCTGCGATCAGAGCCTCTTCTGGGAGTGCATGCCCGACGTCGGCGAGGAGATCGTCTGCGGCGTCGGTCGCGTCGGCGGCTTGTACGCAGGCTTCGTGATCAACCGCCAGGGGCTCGTCGGTGATCCCGATCATCCCGACGATCCGCGCCCCGCGGCGATCCTCTATCGCGGCGGCATCGCGAAGGTCGCGGCGTTCTCGCGCGCCTGCAACGCGGACGGCATCCCGCTGATCTGGCTGCAGGACATCTCGGGCTTCGACATCGGCACCGAGGCCGAGCGTCAGGGCCTGCTCGCGTACGGCTCGAGCCTCATCTACACGAACAGCACGAACGACGTGCCGATGTTCACGGTGCTGCTGCGCAAGGCGAGCGGCGCCGGGTACTACGCGATGACGGGCCTTCCGTACGACCCGGTCGTGCAGCTCTCGACGACGCTCTCGCGGCTCAGCGTGATGGAAGGACGCACGCTCGCGATCGCGACCTACAACACGAAGCTCGACGACGACTTCCGCATCGTGGCGAAGGACGAAGGCGAGCGACGCGCGATCGAAGAGGGGATGAAGCAGGTCGAGCAGCGCATCGAGAAGGACATGGATCCCTTCGTCGCGGCGCGGCAGATGGACACCGACGAGATCATCGAGATCGGCGAGCTGCGCGCGTGGCTCGAGACGCTCGTCGAGGCGGCGTACCAGTCGACCGGGCATCGTCGCGTGAAGAACTCGCGCATCTGGAGCCTGCACGACCTCGCGGAGCTCTCGGGAGGCGTGCGATGA
- a CDS encoding acetyl-CoA carboxylase biotin carboxyl carrier protein, translating to MSGAIDGRRFVGELALIARAGENGRTELLAPRPGLFRAAPQEGALFAPGMVLGELEVLGARYRLIVPASAQGAVVALPEGRRVARRPVQHGERLVTLDPAAVVGASASAAEQRGAAGAGLAFRAPMSGRYYAKPGPDAEPFVKVGDVIETGRTIALLEVMKTFNRVQYGGASVPERAKVVAIVPKDGDDVNGGDPILALEPA from the coding sequence ATGAGCGGCGCGATCGATGGACGTCGCTTCGTCGGCGAGCTCGCGCTGATCGCGCGCGCCGGGGAGAACGGACGCACCGAGCTGCTCGCGCCGCGACCGGGTCTCTTCCGCGCGGCGCCGCAGGAAGGCGCGCTGTTCGCGCCGGGGATGGTGCTGGGCGAGCTCGAGGTGCTCGGGGCGCGCTACCGGCTGATCGTGCCCGCGAGCGCGCAGGGCGCGGTGGTCGCGCTGCCGGAAGGACGTCGCGTCGCGCGGCGTCCGGTGCAGCACGGCGAGCGTCTGGTCACGCTCGATCCCGCAGCGGTCGTGGGCGCGTCGGCGAGCGCGGCCGAGCAGCGCGGCGCGGCGGGCGCGGGCCTCGCGTTCCGCGCGCCGATGAGCGGGCGCTACTACGCGAAGCCGGGCCCCGACGCCGAGCCGTTCGTGAAGGTCGGCGACGTGATCGAGACGGGGCGCACGATCGCGCTGCTCGAGGTGATGAAGACGTTCAACCGCGTGCAGTACGGCGGCGCGAGCGTGCCCGAGCGCGCGAAGGTCGTCGCGATCGTCCCGAAGGACGGCGACGACGTGAACGGCGGCGATCCGATCCTCGCGCTCGAGCCGGCCTGA
- a CDS encoding SDR family NAD(P)-dependent oxidoreductase — translation MDGLFGGRWALITGASSGLGEELARQLAERGCNVVLTARSREKLGALAAQLGAAHGVQARVIAADLADAAGLDTLLRELDALGVAIDHVVANAGYGTWGPFVEETTRSQTEMVRLNCEAVVGVVHHVLPGMVARRRGGVLLVASTAAFQPTPMFAVYGATKTFVRSFGEALAEELRGTGVRVSVLCPGPVPTGFQTRAKIEIPPAQRAAVLTPQETVERALAGYAAGRVIVVPGAVNRAGAVLASVIPNRVVVPVVRHMMKTRRTSEGS, via the coding sequence ATGGACGGACTCTTCGGCGGTCGATGGGCGCTGATCACCGGCGCGAGCTCGGGGCTCGGCGAGGAGCTCGCGCGGCAGCTCGCGGAGCGCGGGTGCAACGTCGTGCTCACGGCGCGCTCGCGCGAGAAGCTCGGCGCGCTGGCCGCGCAGCTCGGCGCCGCGCACGGCGTCCAAGCGCGCGTGATCGCCGCGGATCTCGCCGATGCAGCAGGGCTCGACACGCTGCTGCGCGAGCTCGACGCGCTCGGCGTCGCGATCGATCACGTCGTCGCGAACGCGGGCTACGGCACGTGGGGCCCCTTCGTCGAGGAGACCACGCGCTCGCAGACCGAGATGGTGCGGCTCAACTGCGAGGCGGTCGTCGGCGTGGTGCACCACGTGCTGCCCGGCATGGTGGCGCGCCGTCGCGGTGGCGTGCTGCTCGTCGCGTCGACCGCCGCGTTCCAGCCGACGCCGATGTTCGCGGTGTACGGCGCGACGAAGACGTTCGTGCGCAGCTTCGGCGAGGCGCTCGCGGAGGAGCTGCGTGGGACCGGCGTGCGCGTGAGCGTGCTCTGCCCGGGGCCCGTGCCGACCGGGTTCCAGACGCGCGCGAAGATCGAGATCCCGCCGGCGCAGCGTGCCGCGGTCCTCACGCCGCAGGAGACCGTCGAGCGCGCGCTCGCGGGGTACGCGGCGGGCCGGGTGATCGTGGTGCCGGGCGCGGTGAACCGCGCGGGCGCGGTGCTCGCGAGCGTGATCCCGAACCGCGTCGTGGTGCCGGTCGTGCGCCACATGATGAAGACGCGTCGCACGAGCGAAGGCTCGTGA
- a CDS encoding type ISP restriction/modification enzyme, whose protein sequence is MRLVERVEASARERDATLDRETARTRGVVHTPAAIARFVAHAADLALREHLARPDGIASDDVVLVDPATGPGVFLAALIEHGIASRARPRACVGLDVDGDAISRADAIVGAAARDLEWPLRLAQGDALASLAPVRELEDDDVVRVVVGNPPWAARSANRDARLTEALLDDFRRDDTGAPLAERKIGVLSDDYVRFVRWSVELVRRARRGGVIALVTNASFLDGPVHRAMRAALARWLDRIDVIDLGGSSLIARARGIDDENVFGVRPSVAITIGVRAPVRRGATALRIARVEGTRDEKLDALSRRALRWESHDPTGTWRLARGGPAPATYRTWPSLDAWMPFHREGLQTNRDELVIARDRDALLASLETFARGGARRATPHWDPERARLVARELLRDPDPHVRRIAYRPFDERVALVHPALCHRPRPELARALDASGLALISARKDRGQLPWACFGAARVLPDNCWLSTRSSCRARAFPLCDPEGAPNLDRDLARRAEDASGAALDARTFATWALAWMASQPYRDRCDDALRTDYPRIPAPRDGTELARIARLGEAIVRALIEPATPLAITVHEAPPGRARVLEDEGTIERGGARWIEGVPPRALRLVIGHHGALACIGDDPAAILGALDAAARAVDEASRAIAELDVLHDA, encoded by the coding sequence TTGCGACTCGTCGAGCGCGTCGAGGCGAGCGCGAGAGAGCGTGATGCGACGCTCGATCGCGAGACCGCGCGGACCCGCGGCGTCGTCCACACCCCGGCGGCGATCGCGCGCTTCGTGGCGCACGCGGCCGATCTCGCGCTGCGCGAGCACCTCGCGAGGCCCGACGGGATCGCGAGCGACGACGTGGTGCTGGTCGATCCCGCGACCGGGCCCGGTGTGTTCCTCGCGGCGCTGATCGAGCACGGCATCGCGTCCCGCGCGCGACCCCGCGCGTGCGTCGGGCTCGACGTCGACGGCGACGCGATCTCGCGCGCCGATGCGATCGTCGGTGCAGCGGCGCGCGACCTGGAATGGCCGCTGCGTCTCGCGCAGGGCGACGCGCTCGCGTCGCTCGCGCCGGTGCGCGAGCTCGAGGACGACGACGTGGTGCGCGTCGTCGTGGGCAACCCACCGTGGGCCGCGCGCAGCGCGAACCGCGACGCGCGCCTCACGGAAGCGCTGCTCGACGACTTCCGTCGCGACGACACGGGCGCGCCGCTCGCGGAGCGAAAGATCGGCGTGCTCTCCGACGACTACGTGCGCTTCGTGCGCTGGAGCGTGGAGCTCGTGCGACGCGCGCGACGCGGTGGCGTGATCGCGCTCGTCACGAACGCCTCGTTCCTCGACGGTCCGGTGCACCGCGCGATGCGCGCCGCGCTCGCGCGCTGGCTCGATCGGATCGACGTGATCGATCTCGGCGGGTCGAGCCTGATCGCGCGCGCCCGCGGGATCGACGACGAGAACGTGTTCGGAGTGCGGCCTTCCGTCGCGATCACGATCGGTGTGCGCGCGCCCGTTCGTCGCGGAGCGACCGCGCTGCGCATCGCGCGCGTCGAGGGCACGCGCGACGAGAAGCTCGACGCGCTCTCGCGGCGCGCGCTGCGCTGGGAGAGCCACGATCCCACGGGAACGTGGCGCCTCGCGCGCGGCGGTCCCGCGCCTGCGACCTACCGCACGTGGCCGAGCCTCGACGCGTGGATGCCGTTCCATCGCGAGGGCCTGCAGACGAACCGCGACGAGCTCGTGATCGCGCGCGATCGCGACGCGCTGCTCGCGTCGCTCGAGACGTTCGCGCGCGGCGGCGCACGTCGCGCCACGCCGCACTGGGATCCCGAGCGCGCGCGGCTCGTCGCGCGCGAGCTGTTGCGCGATCCCGATCCGCACGTGCGGCGCATCGCGTACCGACCGTTCGACGAGCGCGTCGCGCTGGTGCACCCCGCGCTGTGCCATCGCCCGCGCCCCGAGCTCGCCCGCGCGCTCGACGCGTCCGGCCTCGCGCTGATCAGCGCACGCAAGGATCGCGGACAGCTCCCTTGGGCGTGCTTCGGCGCAGCCCGCGTGCTGCCCGACAATTGCTGGCTCTCGACGCGCTCCTCGTGCCGCGCGCGCGCGTTTCCGCTCTGCGATCCCGAGGGCGCGCCGAACCTCGATCGCGATCTCGCGCGACGCGCCGAGGACGCGAGCGGCGCCGCGCTCGACGCGCGCACCTTCGCGACGTGGGCGCTCGCGTGGATGGCGTCGCAGCCCTATCGCGATCGCTGCGACGACGCGCTCCGCACCGACTATCCGCGCATCCCCGCCCCGCGCGACGGGACCGAGCTCGCCCGAATCGCGCGCCTCGGCGAGGCGATCGTGCGCGCGCTGATCGAGCCCGCGACGCCGCTCGCGATCACCGTCCACGAGGCCCCGCCGGGACGTGCGCGCGTCCTCGAGGACGAGGGCACGATCGAGCGCGGCGGCGCGCGCTGGATCGAGGGCGTGCCCCCGCGCGCGCTGCGGCTCGTCATCGGCCACCACGGCGCGCTCGCGTGCATCGGCGACGACCCGGCGGCGATCCTCGGCGCGCTCGACGCCGCCGCGCGCGCCGTCGACGAGGCGAGCCGCGCGATCGCGGAGCTCGACGTGCTCCACGATGCGTGA
- a CDS encoding DEAD/DEAH box helicase → MTEASSQPTPPTFDALDLTPEVRKAVDEMGFTSPTPVQHAVFEPAIGGSDLIVQARTGTGKTAAFGLPMVDRRVRPEGGQQALILAPTRELALQSAREIEKLGKHKGIRVVAVYGGAPMERQVREIEEGAQIVSGTPGRVLDHLRRGTLRGEDLRILVLDEADEMLSMGFAKELNAIVDLLPKSRQTMLFSATLDEAVQRLAQRFLKDPVPITLSSDAVGALTISHYVYLLSGLGKSRDLMRILEVEDPESAIVFCNTKATTEQVAAELQQAGFQADWLNGDLPQSEREKVLERTRRGELRYLVATDVAARGIDISHLTHVINYDFPEQIESYVHRTGRTGRAGRTGTAIALVTPQDLGALYYVRLAYKIFPIERTLPSAGELKARAELDRIEMLSEAFADGAVEADRAIARRLLVHDDAERIVGGLLRAFFGSKGTAPGEVDEQAAAARRARAPRAVVSAPDASDATTPGVEIAATSESDADEGRRRRRRRERTGEVERVPPAQDVSVAQLVAAPAPAEGPPERIEEPLAQPEGVGEDPSMSTLFVNLGRRDGVRVGDIIRLFETHASLGKDDLGRIRIRDRHTFVGVPRERVDAVLGALNGQSSHDKELVVEVSRAETQARSAPDAAQS, encoded by the coding sequence ATGACCGAAGCTTCGAGCCAGCCCACGCCGCCCACCTTCGACGCGCTCGATCTCACGCCCGAGGTCCGCAAGGCCGTCGACGAGATGGGCTTCACCTCGCCCACGCCCGTGCAGCACGCGGTGTTCGAGCCCGCGATCGGCGGCTCGGATCTGATCGTCCAGGCGCGCACCGGCACCGGGAAGACCGCTGCGTTCGGTCTCCCGATGGTCGATCGCCGAGTGCGCCCCGAGGGCGGACAGCAGGCGTTGATCCTCGCACCGACCCGCGAGCTCGCGCTCCAGAGCGCGCGCGAGATCGAGAAGCTCGGCAAACACAAGGGGATTCGCGTCGTCGCGGTCTACGGCGGCGCGCCGATGGAGCGCCAGGTCCGCGAGATCGAAGAGGGCGCGCAGATCGTCTCGGGCACGCCCGGACGCGTGCTCGATCACCTGCGCCGCGGGACGCTCCGCGGCGAGGACCTGCGGATCCTCGTGCTCGACGAGGCGGACGAGATGCTCTCGATGGGCTTCGCGAAGGAGCTCAACGCGATCGTCGATCTGCTCCCGAAGTCGCGCCAGACGATGCTCTTCTCGGCGACGCTCGACGAAGCCGTCCAGCGCCTCGCGCAGCGGTTCCTGAAGGATCCGGTGCCGATCACGCTGTCGAGCGACGCGGTCGGCGCGCTGACGATCTCGCACTACGTCTACCTGCTCTCGGGCCTCGGCAAGAGCCGCGATCTGATGCGCATCCTCGAGGTCGAGGATCCCGAGAGCGCGATCGTCTTCTGCAACACGAAGGCGACCACCGAGCAGGTCGCGGCGGAGCTGCAGCAGGCGGGCTTCCAGGCCGACTGGCTCAACGGCGATCTGCCCCAGAGCGAGCGCGAGAAGGTGCTCGAGCGCACCCGCCGCGGCGAGCTGCGTTACCTGGTCGCGACCGACGTCGCGGCGCGCGGCATCGACATCTCGCACCTCACGCACGTCATCAACTACGACTTCCCGGAGCAGATCGAGTCGTACGTCCACCGCACCGGGCGAACCGGTCGCGCGGGGCGCACGGGCACCGCGATCGCGCTCGTCACCCCGCAGGATCTCGGGGCGCTCTACTACGTGCGCCTCGCGTACAAGATCTTCCCGATCGAGCGCACGCTGCCGAGCGCGGGCGAGCTCAAGGCGCGCGCGGAGCTCGATCGCATCGAGATGCTGAGCGAGGCGTTCGCCGACGGCGCGGTCGAGGCCGATCGCGCGATCGCGCGCCGACTCCTCGTGCACGACGACGCGGAGCGCATCGTCGGCGGCCTCTTGCGCGCGTTCTTCGGATCGAAGGGGACCGCGCCCGGCGAGGTCGACGAGCAGGCGGCCGCCGCGCGCCGTGCCCGCGCGCCGCGCGCGGTGGTGAGCGCGCCCGACGCGAGCGACGCGACCACGCCGGGCGTCGAGATCGCCGCGACGAGCGAGAGCGACGCCGACGAGGGCCGCCGTCGCCGTCGTCGGCGCGAGCGCACCGGCGAGGTGGAGCGCGTCCCGCCCGCGCAGGACGTGTCGGTCGCGCAGCTCGTCGCGGCGCCGGCGCCCGCCGAGGGACCGCCCGAGCGCATCGAGGAGCCGCTCGCGCAGCCCGAGGGCGTCGGCGAGGACCCGTCGATGAGCACGCTCTTCGTGAACCTCGGCCGTCGCGACGGCGTGCGGGTGGGCGACATCATCCGTCTGTTCGAGACGCACGCGAGCCTCGGCAAGGACGACCTCGGGCGCATCCGCATCCGCGATCGCCACACGTTCGTCGGCGTGCCGCGCGAGCGCGTCGACGCGGTGCTCGGCGCGCTCAACGGGCAGAGCTCGCACGACAAGGAGCTCGTGGTCGAGGTCTCGCGCGCCGAGACCCAGGCGCGCAGCGCGCCCGACGCGGCGCAGAGCTGA